CATCGGGCGATACTGACAGGCGCGGCGCGAACGCCTATACTCGGGATCTGTCGAGAGAGAGGCTCATCCTGGGGAGGAGACGCATGGCTTCCGCATCACGACGACTCTTGCTGAAAACCTATCGGGCCTGGCTCGACGCGGACGAGGCCTTCCGCCTCGCGCAGCGCAACGTGGCCGGGTTCTTCCCCGGCACCGGGACGCACCTGTCGGTGCAGATCGGCAACCGCGGCTCGCGCGTCCGCGAGCTCTACAACGCCCGACAAAGGGCGCTGGAGAAGCTTCAGCTTGCCCGCAGGCAGGCGCTGCTCGAGCGCGAGGCGCGTCGCAGCCAGGCGCGGATCAACCTGCTGCTGGTCTACGCGGGCTGAGGCCGGACGGCCCGCCCGGCGGGGAACCCACCGGGCAGCCGGATCACTTCGCCACCAGCCGCTGCAAGAGCGTGGCCGGGGTCACCGCGCCGACCCGCACGCCGTTCCGCGTCACCGCGACGGGCAGGTTGCTGCCGGTCATCGCGGCGGCGAAATCGAGCACCGGGGTCTCCTCGTCCACCTCGACCTCGGCCGGGGCGTCGGAGGGCTGCATCACATCCTTGGCGCGCAGGAAGCTGAGCGGGTTTGAATGCGCCACGAACTCCGCCACGTAGTCATTCGCCGGGTCGCTGGCGATCTGGTTCGGCGTGCCGCATTGCACGATCCGCCCGCCCTCCATGATGGCGATCCGGTTGCCGATCTTGAACGCCTCGTCGAGGTCGTGGCTGACGAAGATGATGGTGCGCTTCAGCTTCGCCTGCAGCTCCAGCAGCTCGTCCTGCAGCTTGGTGCGGATCAGCGGGTCGAGCGCCGAGAAGGGCTCGTCCATCAGCAGGATCGGCGCCTCGGTGGCAAAGGCGCGGGCAAGGCCGACCCGCTGCTGCATGCCGCCCGACAGCTCGCCCACCTTGTTGTCGGCCCAGTTCGACAGGCCGACCAACTCGAGCTGCTTCATCACCCGCTCGCGCCGTGCCGCCTTGGCCATGCCGCCAAGCTCCAGCCCCAGCCCGACGTTCTCGGCCACCGAGCGCCAGGGCAGCAGGCCGAACTGCTGGAACACCATGGCCACGCGCTCGCGCCGGATCCGGCGCAGGTCTGCGGGGGCCGCGCTGGTGACGTTGACCATGCGCTCGCCCTCGCGGATGTGCACGCCGCCGCGCACCACCGGGTTGAGCCCGTTGATCCCGCGCAGCAGCGTCGACTTGCCCGAGCCCGAGAGGCCCATGAGCACGAGGATCTCGCCCTCCTCGACCTCGAGGTTGCAGTCGTGCACGCCCAGCACCTGGTCGGTGCGCTTCTGGATCGTCGCGCGGTCCAGCCCCTCGTCCATCAGCGGCAGCGCCGCGTCCGGCTCGGCGCCGAAGACGATGGAGACGTTGTCGATCTTCACGGCTACGGTCATTTGCGGTTGCCTCCCCAGTTCAGCAGCCGGTCGAGAAGGATGGCGACCACCACGATCACCAGCCCGCTCTCGAAGCCGAGCGAGGTGTTCACCTGGTTGAGCGCGCGCACCACCGGCACGCCGAGCCCGTCGGCGCCGACCAGCGCCGCGATCACCACCATCGAGAGCGCCAGCATGATGGTCTGGTTGAGCCCGGCCATGATCTGCGGCAGCGCGTAGGGCAGCTCGGCCTTGAAGAGCACGTCGCGGTCGGTACCGCCGAAGGCCCTCACCGCCTCGGTCAGCTGCT
The window above is part of the Salipiger sp. H15 genome. Proteins encoded here:
- the choV gene encoding choline ABC transporter ATP-binding protein, which produces MTVAVKIDNVSIVFGAEPDAALPLMDEGLDRATIQKRTDQVLGVHDCNLEVEEGEILVLMGLSGSGKSTLLRGINGLNPVVRGGVHIREGERMVNVTSAAPADLRRIRRERVAMVFQQFGLLPWRSVAENVGLGLELGGMAKAARRERVMKQLELVGLSNWADNKVGELSGGMQQRVGLARAFATEAPILLMDEPFSALDPLIRTKLQDELLELQAKLKRTIIFVSHDLDEAFKIGNRIAIMEGGRIVQCGTPNQIASDPANDYVAEFVAHSNPLSFLRAKDVMQPSDAPAEVEVDEETPVLDFAAAMTGSNLPVAVTRNGVRVGAVTPATLLQRLVAK